TAATTCATCTCACTGATCAGGGACAAAAAGTGCAGCAAATGGCAATTCAAATTAGCCAACAAGTCGAAGCGGAATGGGCAGCACAATTAGGTCAGCGTAAGATATCTCAGCTTCGTCGCTTATTGGAAGAACTGTCGGATGTTCTTGACGATTGAGAAGATGATTTGTAATTCCTCAAGCATATTGAGCTGATTGATATTTAGAAGTTGCTAGATAATGCTCCATAACTTCGATCGCTTGCTGAACTCCATTCTCTGCTCGAATTAC
This genomic interval from Trichocoleus sp. contains the following:
- a CDS encoding MarR family transcriptional regulator, whose product is LTELADAAQITKQSMNYLVEYLGDRGYVEMIPDPTDGRAKLIHLTDQGQKVQQMAIQISQQVEAEWAAQLGQRKISQLRRLLEELSDVLDD